One stretch of Candidatus Baltobacteraceae bacterium DNA includes these proteins:
- a CDS encoding DUF1761 domain-containing protein produces the protein MPAGINHVAAWVAAIVYFLLGWVWYTIFGAAWAAAMGKTSMGEGSPMTYFWSFLLGLILAYATAVALARHPEDQSVQQGVSFALFMGIALFATQTLNQVLYAGTSFTLWLINTGYVVVGFAIIGAIVGGWKKKPLATA, from the coding sequence ATGCCAGCAGGGATCAATCACGTTGCCGCGTGGGTCGCGGCGATCGTCTATTTTCTCCTCGGGTGGGTTTGGTACACGATATTCGGTGCTGCGTGGGCGGCGGCAATGGGCAAGACTTCGATGGGTGAGGGATCGCCAATGACCTATTTCTGGTCGTTTCTGCTTGGACTCATCCTTGCGTATGCGACGGCTGTTGCGCTCGCGCGTCACCCTGAGGATCAAAGCGTGCAGCAAGGCGTGAGCTTTGCACTGTTCATGGGGATCGCGCTTTTTGCAACGCAGACGCTCAACCAAGTGCTGTATGCGGGGACGTCGTTTACGCTGTGGCTGATCAACACGGGCTACGTCGTCGTAGGGTTTGCGATCATCGGCGCGATCGTCGGCGGCTGGAAGAAGAAGCCGCTCGCGACCGCTTAG
- a CDS encoding mismatch-specific DNA-glycosylase → MKTLGDLLNRNLDVIFVGINPSIYSVEHGHYFARPGNRFWPCLSRSKLSSEACKGLRVHVLTPEHDRALQKYGIGFTDLVKRPTAKASELALKELAAGVDALLDKLKKFKPRVACFHGITGYRHVHALLGDKSTVAKHGFQPLRLGDTRIYLAPNPSGANAHFTRADQVRAYDEISKWLRRP, encoded by the coding sequence TTGAAAACACTCGGCGATCTCTTGAACCGAAATCTCGACGTTATCTTCGTCGGGATCAATCCGTCGATTTATTCCGTCGAGCACGGACATTATTTCGCGCGGCCCGGCAATCGATTCTGGCCGTGTCTCTCACGATCGAAACTCAGCAGTGAAGCATGCAAGGGTCTGCGCGTACACGTGCTGACGCCCGAGCACGATCGCGCGCTGCAAAAATACGGGATCGGCTTCACCGATCTCGTCAAACGCCCAACCGCCAAAGCGAGCGAACTCGCATTGAAAGAGCTCGCGGCCGGCGTCGACGCTTTGCTCGACAAGCTCAAGAAATTCAAGCCGCGCGTCGCGTGCTTCCACGGCATCACCGGCTATCGCCACGTCCACGCTCTGCTAGGCGACAAATCGACCGTCGCAAAACACGGCTTTCAACCGCTGCGGCTCGGCGACACACGAATCTACCTCGCGCCGAATCCAAGCGGCGCAAACGCTCACTTCACGCGCGCGGATCAAGTCCGCGCGTACGATGAAATCTCGAAGTGGCTTAGGCGGCCCTAA
- a CDS encoding glycosyltransferase, which yields MAIDEPGGEMRIYPPEVVARLIEEDRNSYADIAAIVNAHPCELFNVQHEYGLFGGEDGEWFLDVLAGITKPVVVTLHTVLPEPNDHHRHVAQSICEQATTIVVLSQTGKDILIDRYGVEPAKVRVIHHGVPDVPFRSTDAAKAGFGIGQRMVISTFGLISRGKGLEFAIEAMRRVVKTHPEALYLVLGQTHPVVRRHEGESYRESLVEIVERFGLRNNVQFVDRYLDFPELVEYLQATDIYLTPYLNPVQIVSGTLAYAIGMGKAIVSTPYLYAEELLSHHRGALVPFRDADAIASAVVALLDDPALRRATERRAYRFGRQMTWPNVSFAYGRLFSELTPARNARAELATSA from the coding sequence GTGGCAATCGACGAGCCCGGTGGCGAGATGCGCATTTATCCTCCGGAAGTCGTTGCACGTCTGATCGAAGAGGATCGCAACTCATACGCCGATATCGCAGCGATCGTCAACGCCCATCCGTGCGAGCTTTTCAACGTTCAGCACGAGTACGGTCTTTTCGGCGGTGAAGACGGTGAGTGGTTCCTCGACGTCCTAGCCGGCATAACGAAACCCGTCGTCGTCACGTTGCACACAGTGCTCCCGGAACCTAACGATCATCACCGCCATGTCGCACAATCGATTTGCGAGCAAGCGACGACGATCGTCGTCTTATCGCAGACCGGCAAAGACATTCTGATCGATCGCTACGGCGTTGAGCCGGCGAAGGTGCGTGTGATCCATCACGGCGTTCCGGACGTTCCGTTCCGCTCGACCGACGCGGCCAAAGCCGGTTTCGGGATAGGCCAGCGCATGGTGATCTCGACGTTCGGACTCATCAGCCGGGGCAAAGGTCTCGAGTTCGCAATCGAAGCGATGCGCCGCGTCGTGAAGACGCACCCCGAAGCGCTTTATCTTGTCTTAGGTCAAACCCATCCGGTCGTACGCCGTCACGAAGGCGAGTCGTATCGTGAATCGCTCGTCGAGATAGTCGAACGCTTTGGTCTGCGAAACAACGTGCAATTCGTCGACCGTTATCTCGACTTTCCGGAGCTTGTCGAATATCTGCAAGCGACGGACATCTATCTTACGCCGTATCTCAACCCGGTGCAGATCGTCAGCGGCACGCTTGCCTACGCGATCGGCATGGGGAAGGCAATCGTCTCGACGCCGTATCTCTATGCCGAAGAGTTGCTTTCGCATCATCGCGGTGCGCTCGTTCCATTCCGCGACGCCGATGCGATTGCGTCCGCGGTCGTCGCGCTGCTCGACGATCCGGCCCTTCGCCGTGCAACCGAGCGGCGTGCGTACCGGTTTGGACGTCAGATGACGTGGCCGAACGTATCGTTCGCGTATGGACGCCTCTTCTCTGAATTGACGCCGGCCCGCAACGCGCGGGCGGAGCTCGCGACGTCCGCTTAG
- a CDS encoding NDP-sugar synthase, whose amino-acid sequence MVGGEGTRLRPLTYGTPKPMIPIMGVPFLELMLRRIKDAGIEHAILASGYLPDAISSYFGDGSKLGLRITYVVEETPMGTAGAIKNVEQHIVGPFFVFNGDVLTSLDLRAMMAFHDKHGGIGALHLITVDDPSAFGAVVHDGDGRIAKFIEKPPTGTSPSNDVNAGTYLLEREILNYIPAGRAVSIERETFPAVIDGGNALYAYVTGDYWIDLGRPEHYLDAHHHIFDGAMPLSIPFAKGEVSGPGKVQPAGTVTAPAFIGSSVVIEPGAHVGPFVVLGDGCRVARGARVEDSLLWDGVSIGQDAVVEQSILASGTRVGARAHVAPRSVIGHNVVIDDDTNLPEGSRVAVEGVPTV is encoded by the coding sequence CTGGTCGGCGGTGAGGGGACGCGTCTGCGGCCGCTGACGTACGGGACACCGAAGCCGATGATCCCGATCATGGGTGTTCCGTTCCTCGAGTTGATGCTGCGCCGCATCAAAGACGCCGGTATCGAGCATGCAATCTTGGCCTCCGGCTATCTGCCCGATGCAATCAGCTCGTATTTCGGCGACGGGTCAAAGCTCGGCTTGCGAATCACCTACGTAGTCGAAGAAACACCGATGGGCACCGCCGGCGCGATCAAGAACGTCGAGCAACACATCGTCGGGCCTTTCTTCGTCTTCAATGGCGACGTGCTCACTAGTCTCGATTTGCGCGCGATGATGGCGTTTCACGACAAGCACGGCGGAATAGGTGCGCTGCATTTGATCACCGTCGACGATCCGTCCGCGTTCGGCGCGGTCGTCCACGACGGGGACGGACGCATTGCAAAGTTCATCGAGAAGCCGCCCACGGGCACGTCACCTTCGAACGACGTGAACGCCGGGACGTATCTGCTCGAGCGCGAGATCCTCAACTACATTCCGGCCGGGCGCGCGGTCTCGATCGAGCGCGAAACTTTTCCGGCCGTCATCGACGGCGGCAATGCGCTGTACGCGTACGTCACAGGCGACTACTGGATCGATCTTGGGCGCCCCGAGCACTATCTCGACGCGCACCACCACATCTTCGACGGCGCAATGCCGCTCTCGATTCCGTTCGCCAAAGGCGAGGTCTCGGGTCCCGGCAAGGTGCAGCCGGCCGGTACCGTCACGGCGCCCGCCTTCATCGGCTCGAGCGTCGTCATCGAACCCGGCGCGCACGTCGGTCCATTCGTCGTTCTGGGCGACGGCTGCCGCGTCGCGCGCGGCGCGCGGGTCGAAGACTCTCTTCTCTGGGACGGCGTTTCGATTGGTCAGGACGCGGTCGTCGAGCAATCGATCCTTGCGAGCGGAACACGCGTCGGCGCGCGCGCACACGTGGCCCCGCGCTCGGTAATCGGACATAATGTCGTCATCGACGACGACACCAACCTACCGGAAGGTTCGCGTGTCGCGGTCGAGGGTGTGCCTACCGTCTAA